A DNA window from Arachis duranensis cultivar V14167 chromosome 3, aradu.V14167.gnm2.J7QH, whole genome shotgun sequence contains the following coding sequences:
- the LOC107477351 gene encoding cellulose synthase-like protein D3, whose translation MASKQFKGSRSSLSATSDAPENQKPPLPPTITFGRRTSSGRYISYSRDDLDSELGNNDFMNYTVHLPPTPDNQPMDPSISQKVEEQYVSNSLFTGGFNSVTQAHLMEKVIESEANHPQMAGAKGSSCAIPGCDAKVMRDERGVDILPCECDFKICRDCYIDAVKIGGGMCPGCKEPYKNTELDEVAVDNGRPLPLPPPNRVSKMERRLSLMKSTKSALMRSQTGDFDHNRWLFETTGTYGYGNAIWPKEGNFGNGNGDDNSVADPSELMNRPWRPLTRKLKIPAAILSPYRLIIFVRLAVLVLFLMWRVTHPNKEAIWLWGMSVVCEIWFAFSWLLDQLPKLCPVNRSTDLNVLKEKFETPTPDNPTGKSDLPGIDIFVSTADPEKEPPLVTANTILSILATDYPVEKLSCYVSDDGGALLTFEAMAEAASFANVWVPFCRKHDIEPRNPESYFNLKRDPYKNKVRPDFVKDRRRVKREYDEFKVRINGLPDSIRRRSDAFHAREEIKAMKLQRQNREDEPVEPVKIPKATWMADGTHWPGTWLNSAPEHSRGDHAGIIQMMLKPPSDEPLLGTSDDSNLIDMTDVDIRLPLLVYVSREKRPGYDHNKKAGAMNALVRASAIMSNGPFILNLDCDHYVYNSKAMREGMCFMMDRGGDRLCYVQFPQRFEGIDPSDRYANHNTVFFDVNMRALDGLQGPVYVGTGCLFRRVALYGFDPPRSKEHNSASGCCSCCLGRRRKKSTPEENRALRMGDSDYDEEMNLSLSPKKFGNSTFLIDSIPVAEFQGRPLADHPAVKNGRPPGALTVAREHLDASTVAEAISVISCWYEEKTEWGHRVGWIYGSVTEDVVTGYRMHNRGWKSVYCVTKRDAFRGTAPINLTDRLHQVLRWATGSVEIFFSRNNAILASSRMNLLQRIAYLNVGIYPFTSIFLIVYCFLPALSLFSGQFIVQSLSVTFLVYLLTITVTLCMLAILEIKWSGIELEEWWRNEQFWLIGGTSAHLAAVLQGLLKVIAGIEISFTLTSKSGGDDLDDEFADLYIVKWTSLMLPPITIMMVNLIAIAVGVSRTIYSAIPQWSKLLGGVFFSFWVLTHLYPFAKGLMGRRGRTPTIVFVWSGLIAITISLLWVAINPPQGSNQIGGSFQFP comes from the exons ATGGCgtcaaaacaatttaagggtaGCAGATCATCTCTATCTGCAACTTCTGATGCACCTGAAAACCAGAAGCCTCCTTTACCTCCAACCATAACATTCGGCCGAAGAACTTCGTCGGGTCGTTACATCAGTTACTCTAGAGATGATCTTGACAGTGAGCTAGGAAACAATGACTTCATGAATTACACAGTGCATTTGCCACCAACCCCAGATAACCAACCTATGGATCCATCAATCTCGCAGAAAGTTGAGGAACAATATGTGTCGAATTCACTCTTCACAGGCGGATTCAACAGTGTGACCCAAGCACATCTTATGGAAAAGGTGATAGAATCCGAAGCAAACCATCCACAGATGGCTGGTGCAAAAGGATCTTCATGTGCAATACCTGGTTGTGATGCTAAG GTGATGAGGGATGAACGTGGTGTTGATATTCTTCCATGTGAGTGTGATTTCAAGATATGTAGAGACTGCTACATAGATGCAGTGAAAATAGGTGGTGGTATGTGTCCAGGGTGCAAGGAACCATACAAGAACACAGAACTAGATGAAGTGGCAGTGGATAATGGAAGGCCTCTTCCACTTCCACCGCCGAACCGGGTGTCTAAGATGGAGAGGAGATTGTCATTGATGAAGTCAACAAAGTCAGCTCTGATGAGAAGCCAAACTGGTGATTTTGATCACAATAGGTGGCTCTTTGAAACAACAGGTACCTATGGCTATGGCAATGCTATATGGCCAAAGGAAGGGAATTTCGGAAATGGAAATGGAGATGACAATAGTGTTGCTGATCCTTCTGAGTTGATGAACAGACCTTGGAGACCACTTACAAGGAAACTCAAGATACCTGCTGCTATTCTGAGTCCATATCG TCTCATCATTTTTGTAAGATTGGCTGTGTTAGTACTATTCCTGATGTGGAGGGTGACACACCCAAATAAAGAGGCAATCTGGCTATGGGGAATGTCTGTGGTTTGTGAGATATGGTTTGCATTCTCTTGGCTTCTTGATCAGTTGCCAAAGCTATGTCCAGTGAATCGTTCCACCGATCTTAATGTTCTTAAGGAAAAATTTGAAACACCAACTCCTGACAATCCTACTGGAAAATCTGATCTTCCAGGCATAGATATTTTTGTCTCTACTGCAGATCCTGAAAAAGAACCACCTCTTGTAACTGCAAACACCATCTTGTCTATTCTTGCTACTGATTACCCTGTTGAGAAGCTTTCTTGCTATGTTTCCGACGATGGTGGAGCTCTTCTAACTTTTGAGGCAATGGCTGAAGCTGCTAGCTTTGCTAATGTATGGGTTCCTTTCTGCCGGAAACACGACATTGAGCCGAGAAATCCTGAATCATATTTCAACTTGAAGAGAGACCCTTACAAGAACAAAGTCAGGCCGGATTTCGTGAAGGACCGTAGGCGTGTGAAGCGCGAGTATGATGAGTTCAAAGTTAGGATCAATGGCCTGCCTGACTCAATTCGTCGCCGGTCCGATGCATTTCATGCAAGGGAAGAAATCAAGGCCATGAAACTTCAGAGACAGAACAGGGAAGATGAACCTGTGGAGCCTGTAAAGATTCCAAAAGCAACATGGATGGCTGATGGAACTCACTGGCCAGGAACTTGGTTGAATTCTGCACCTGAACACTCCAGGGGTGACCATGCTGGTATAATTCAG ATGATGTTGAAACCTCCAAGTGATGAACCTCTTCTAGGAACCAGTGACGATTCAAATCTCATTGACATGACCGATGTGGATATCCGTCTTCCCCTTCTTGTTTACGTTTCCAGAGAGAAACGTCCGGGCTATGATCACAACAAGAAAGCTGGAGCCATGAACGCCTTGGTTCGAGCCTCGGCAATCATGTCCAATGGACCTTTCATACTCAACCTTGACTGTGATCACTATGTCTATAACTCAAAGGCAATGAGGGAAGGTATGTGCTTCATGATGGATCGAGGAGGCGACCGCCTTTGCTATGTCCAGTTCCCACAACGGTTCGAGGGGATTGACCCCTCAGATAGATATGCCAATCACAATACTGTATTCTTTGATGTCAACATGAGAGCCCTTGATGGACTTCAAGGGCCAGTTTATGTAGGAACCGGTTGTCTATTCAGAAGGGTAGCCCTCTATGGTTTCGATCCACCTCGCTCCAAAGAACATAACTCGGCTTCAGGCTGCTGTAGTTGCTGCCTCGGCCGGAGGCGAAAGAAGAGCACCCCTGAAGAGAACAGAGCACTGAGAATGGGTGATTCTGATTATGATGAAGAAATGAACCTTTCCTTGTCCCCGAAGAAATTTGGAAACTCAACTTTCCTCATTGATTCAATTCCAGTGGCAGAGTTCCAAGGCAGGCCACTTGCTGACCACCCTGCAGTCAAGAATGGCCGTCCCCCGGGTGCTCTCACCGTCGCCCGGGAGCATCTCGACGCATCGACCGTGGCCGAGGCCATCAGTGTTATCTCCTGTTGGTATGAGGAGAAGACTGAATGGGGACACCGTGTAGGATGGATCTACGGATCAGTGACTGAGGATGTTGTCACCGGCTATAGGATGCACAACAGAGGATGGAAATCGGTTTACTGTGTGACAAAACGCGACGCATTCCGGGGAACTGCTCCGATCAACCTCACCGATAGACTCCATCAGGTTCTCCGGTGGGCTACTGGTTCAGTTGAAATATTCTTCTCAAGAAACAACGCCATTCTTGCAAGCTCAAGAATGAATCTTCTTCAGCGAATTGCATACCTTAACGTCGGAATCTATCCCTTCACTTCCATATTCCTTATTGTCTACTGCTTTCTTCCGGCACTCTCCCTCTTCTCCGGCCAGTTCATCGTTCAGTCCCTCAGCGTCACGTTCCTTGTTTATCTCTTAACAATCACGGTTACTTTATGCATGCTTGCAATTCTGGAGATCAAGTGGTCCGGCATTGAGCTAGAAGAATGGTGGCGAAACGAACAGTTTTGGCTAATCGGCGGAACAAGCGCCCACCTGGCGGCGGTTCTACAAGGCCTGCTAAAAGTGATAGCAGGAATAGAGATCTCATTCACATTAACCTCCAAGTCCGGTGGCGACGACTTAGACGACGAGTTTGCCGATCTATACATTGTAAAATGGACATCACTGATGTTGCCACCAATCACCATAATGATGGTGAACTTGATAGCAATAGCGGTTGGTGTAAGCAGGACTATTTACAGTGCGATACCTCAATGGAGCAAGTTGCTAGGTGGAGTTTTCTTCAGCTTTTGGGTGTTGACTCATTTATACCCGTTTGCAAAAGGGTTGATGGGAAGAAGAGGGAGAACACCTACCATTGTTTTTGTGTGGTCTGGTCTTATTGCTATCACAATTTCACTCCTTTGGGTCGCTATTAATCCACCTCAAGGTTCCAACCAAATTGGTGGTTCCTTCCAGTTCCCATAG